Proteins encoded by one window of Panicum virgatum strain AP13 chromosome 7N, P.virgatum_v5, whole genome shotgun sequence:
- the LOC120682887 gene encoding uncharacterized protein LOC120682887 gives MHLSETSLQPAVPVCSLESGVLEQGIKKSITGADEMQSTQDKCSNGAATKGKGKGTEVAVGESSSGAGKWVVSKTESGAAVTDPLGGSTPKRLRTAGSVVAGAGWASTVEELVQQAAGRLVQQAKAGNASAGMVVDAVLELLGDALGVASPLAGSSDTAVVMALGAVYKQLTMKRLNEGVAVETARDL, from the exons ATGCATTTGTCTGAAACTTCCTTGCAGCCGGCTGTGCCTGTTTGTTCCCTGGAGAGTGGAGTGCTTGAACAGGGAATCAAAAAGTCCATAACTGGTGCTGATGAGATGCAATCTACCCAGGATAAGTGCTCCAATGGGGCTGCAACAAAGGGCAAAGGGAAGGGGACAGAGGTAGCTGTTGGTGAGTCATCCAGTGGAGCTGGCAAATGGGTGGTTAGTAAAACAG AGAGCGGTGCTGCAGTGACCGACCCTCTGGGTGGCTCGACCCCGAAGAGGCTGAGGACCGCAGGCTCTGTTGTAGCAGGTGCTGGCTGGGCTTCAACAGTTGAGGAGTTGGTGCAGCAGGCGGCTGGGCGTCTGGTGCAGCAGGCGAAGGCGGGCAACGCCAGTGCCGGCATGGTCGTGGATGCTGTGTTGGAGCTGTTGGGTGACGCGTTGGGTGTGGCATCTCCGCTGGCCGGGTCCTCGGACACGGCGGTGGTGATGGCGCTGGGCGCCGTGTACAAGCAGCTGACAATGAAGAGGCTCAACGAGGGAGTCGCAGTGGAGACGGCAAGGGACCTGTAG